GCCACTTCTTCTTTCAATTCCAACATATCGGAATTCAAAGAGATCCGAAACCTAATAATATCCTCTCCATATGTTGCCTTTATTATCACACTCTTCATCTCATTTCTAGCTGTAACATGAGGCATTTTGTGAACAAGAGAAGGAATAGGTTGGTTGGAAGCCATACTGGGACATGGAGGGTTTGTCGAACAAAATTCTGGGACCTGTTCATCCACCATAGCATCTGCTACTGAAGGACACAAATTTCTCAAGTCTTTTGAACTTCCAGAATCCTCAATCAGAATTCCTCCAAATAATTCTTGAGGTTCTGTCATCAAAAAAGCATCAGGTATTGAGTTCGTAGGTGATATATTTGGTGCTGCTGTGAGTTGATATGGCGATTCAGGAGAGCCCTCCACATTTACACATTGCTCATTAATGGCAGAAACATATGGATGCCCCACCAGTGTGCTTTCATTTGGGGGACTACCCTGGCATGAACCTTGGGAATTGGGAGTCCCAGCACTCTCTTCACATGAACGGCTCCTCGTTTTGGAACTGTTTGAGCTTTTACCATGCTCTGGTGGAGATCTACTTTGATCATGAATAACTTTCTGTGGACTCAACATTCTTCCTCTAAGCAATTGATCACCAATTGCTGCCTGTTCATCAAGCATTTTACAAGTGGATGATCCATTCTTTTCCTGAGGTTCAGAGACTTTAAAGCTTGGTGATGTTTGTTTATTGGACCTGTTCAGACTGGAAGGATGAGAGCCAACAGATACAGGTATTTGACTTGTGGTGAGAGAACCTAAACCAAATGTTCCTTCAGCACATTGAACAGAATCTATTACACGCTGTAGCTTAGATAGGGAACGGTTGACCTTCTTGATCTTGCGAGATGGCCATCGGGAGATTCCATGCTGCCTACAAATGCGCTTCATTGTAGTCGGGCAAACTGCAAAGCAAGAATATTTCTAAGAACAATACATTTTAATTGCTATTACAGACATATAATCCAATTTTTGTGCATAACAAAATCAGCATCACCTGAATCATATaagaaaaatttcaagcaacaattttttagtgtaaaaataTACATACCACCAAGGCTCTTTGCAGCTTCTTTAAGACTCCCAGAAAAATATTGTTGGAGAACTTCTAGACTAATTGATTTCTCAGATTTTCTGCGTCTCCTCTCTGAAATCTTTTTCATGTCTTCATTCTCTAAAGAAGAAAATTGATCAAGTCTTCCACCCGCATTGCTAGCAACAATCCCTTTATTATTTGTGTCATTTAAGTGAACCATTAACTGCTGTTCTGATGAATCTAGCTGCACCATATCTTCCACAATGTGCAAGCCGTCAGGACCAGGTGGTGATTTTATAGATTGGGTTATTCGTACAGATTCAAGTCTTGAATCCCCTATCCCGTCTGTAGAAACTTGAATAATTTCGACAGATACTTCCCCTTCAAGTTCAATACCAGAAGCAATCTTAAGACTCTGGAAATGCTGCTTCATCATTTCCAATAGGGAGCCCAATAAAATCTGTTGTTCATACAAGTCTGTGATGCTAGGGGGCAGAAAAAATTCTAGAATGTAATCATCATCTCCAGTATGAGTGCTCCGTAAGCAGATTGCAAAACAGCTGGTTAACCCAAACATACGTGTGTAGTGTACTAAGGGGTACTCAGTTTTGCAGAATTGGGTAATGTTTCCGCAGAAGCATGAGTTATGGGATAAAAATGCTCTCCCAGCAACCCCCTGGCCCTTTTGTAAGTGATGCTCAATGCAGGCCTCGCGGAAACCACACATGTGAGGGTCTACAACATAGACTGCCACATCAGTTGTAGACATGCAGACTTGTCCCATGCAACTACCATCTAAGCTAGCACAGCTCTTCTTCAGAGCACCACCATGGGCCAGAACACTGCGATTCTCACATGGAACCCAGGTCTGAGCCAAAGGCAATTTGTGTGCTTCACACACTACTGCCAATATCTCCAAAATTTCAGCTAGTGCATTCTGGCGACCTTCATTGTAAATCTGGTTTAAAAGGattgccatatatatatatatatatatatatatatatatatatatcagtgaGAAAAGGAAACAGAATGAAATAAGAACAccgtattttatttttttgttctccaaaatatacaaatttgacatgcatgATAGTTGCAGATCACCTGTGTGTTTGGATGATCCAATATCTCAGAACTTCTCAGATTGACTGCCTGCAGAAGAATTGAAATTATGTGACTGATGAATCTTGAAATGTTTGAAGTTCCAATTTTGCAAGGTGAACAGTCTCATAGGCAAAACAACATTTTCCAAAAGAATCTCATATACAGTAGAATCATCATCTAGCAAtcacaaagaagaaaatagtaTGAAATCTGGCATGAACAAGAAGGGGAAAAGAGACCCAACCTCTAGTGCTTTACACACTTTATCAACCTCAGGTGCATAGTTGATCTTTGATGAGTTCATGATGAGCTCAACTACACCAACACAGGACTGGCCAGAAGGCTCAAACACAGGCAATGCCAAGCTTCCCTGAACATTAAAGCACTGGGCATGAACACGACGTGGATACTCTTTGCAGGAGTAATACTGCACATTTGGAGTCCATTCCGGAAACTTTTGCCGGAACACACGGCCAGGAAGCCCAAGCGCTCCGTCTTCACTGACAGCAAATTTATACATTACAGAGGCTGCCCTAAACTGATGAAGTCCATTGCCAAGTGTACCAATAAGAAAAGGTTGCCCTGAAGTTGTGAGCACATACCGACTCCCATCCTTTACAGGTGCCCAAATCTGAGCTAGAACATTTTGTTCTGTCATATCTTTGAAGTGCCGAAGAGCTTGCATCATCCTCTCCTTGAATACAAAATACCCATCTGGGTTATCCAGGGGCAACTGTCCTACAAGTGGAGAAGGAAACCTCGTGATATCATCTTTCTCCATTGGCTTTTCAGTCTCTAAATAGGGAGTACCTTCAATCAATAAAACTTCAAAGTCAGAACTCACATGAGTAAACCTCTTTAATTTACACAGAAACTGCAAAACTATTGAGTTTTCTTCAGTATGCAAGTTACCAACCCATCCAGTAGTTTCATTTGATTTTCCTTCTATTGGTACATTATCAACACACCAAGTGAATCTTGAatccatgacctcaccctccaccccATTCTTTCTGAAGCAAGAAAGTGCTATCTGAGCTagaacttattattattattatta
This DNA window, taken from Quercus robur chromosome 2, dhQueRobu3.1, whole genome shotgun sequence, encodes the following:
- the LOC126713267 gene encoding protein NLP7-like isoform X2; protein product: MGTPYLETEKPMEKDDITRFPSPLVGQLPLDNPDGYFVFKERMMQALRHFKDMTEQNVLAQIWAPVKDGSRYVLTTSGQPFLIGTLGNGLHQFRAASVMYKFAVSEDGALGLPGRVFRQKFPEWTPNVQYYSCKEYPRRVHAQCFNVQGSLALPVFEPSGQSCVGVVELIMNSSKINYAPEVDKVCKALEAVNLRSSEILDHPNTQIYNEGRQNALAEILEILAVVCEAHKLPLAQTWVPCENRSVLAHGGALKKSCASLDGSCMGQVCMSTTDVAVYVVDPHMCGFREACIEHHLQKGQGVAGRAFLSHNSCFCGNITQFCKTEYPLVHYTRMFGLTSCFAICLRSTHTGDDDYILEFFLPPSITDLYEQQILLGSLLEMMKQHFQSLKIASGIELEGEVSVEIIQVSTDGIGDSRLESVRITQSIKSPPGPDGLHIVEDMVQLDSSEQQLMVHLNDTNNKGIVASNAGGRLDQFSSLENEDMKKISERRRRKSEKSISLEVLQQYFSGSLKEAAKSLGVCPTTMKRICRQHGISRWPSRKIKKVNRSLSKLQRVIDSVQCAEGTFGLGSLTTSQIPVSVGSHPSSLNRSNKQTSPSFKVSEPQEKNGSSTCKMLDEQAAIGDQLLRGRMLSPQKVIHDQSRSPPEHGKSSNSSKTRSRSCEESAGTPNSQGSCQGSPPNESTLVGHPYVSAINEQCVNVEGSPESPYQLTAAPNISPTNSIPDAFLMTEPQELFGGILIEDSGSSKDLRNLCPSVADAMVDEQVPEFCSTNPPCPSMASNQPIPSLVHKMPHVTARNEMKSVIIKATYGEDIIRFRISLNSDMLELKEEVAKRLKLEVGTFEIKYLDDDHEWILIACDADLQECMDISRSAGSNMIRLLVQDVMPNLGSSWESFGD
- the LOC126713267 gene encoding protein NLP7-like isoform X1, with translation MAEPEEEKNSAFSTIQKSTDHQNIEPFMDFEDLDIGSWQLDQISFFNDINGNTNDQLQPMSPFLISNSDHNYSSLWALADENEDLAQPSSAPLELSCTPYLETEKPMEKDDITRFPSPLVGQLPLDNPDGYFVFKERMMQALRHFKDMTEQNVLAQIWAPVKDGSRYVLTTSGQPFLIGTLGNGLHQFRAASVMYKFAVSEDGALGLPGRVFRQKFPEWTPNVQYYSCKEYPRRVHAQCFNVQGSLALPVFEPSGQSCVGVVELIMNSSKINYAPEVDKVCKALEAVNLRSSEILDHPNTQIYNEGRQNALAEILEILAVVCEAHKLPLAQTWVPCENRSVLAHGGALKKSCASLDGSCMGQVCMSTTDVAVYVVDPHMCGFREACIEHHLQKGQGVAGRAFLSHNSCFCGNITQFCKTEYPLVHYTRMFGLTSCFAICLRSTHTGDDDYILEFFLPPSITDLYEQQILLGSLLEMMKQHFQSLKIASGIELEGEVSVEIIQVSTDGIGDSRLESVRITQSIKSPPGPDGLHIVEDMVQLDSSEQQLMVHLNDTNNKGIVASNAGGRLDQFSSLENEDMKKISERRRRKSEKSISLEVLQQYFSGSLKEAAKSLGVCPTTMKRICRQHGISRWPSRKIKKVNRSLSKLQRVIDSVQCAEGTFGLGSLTTSQIPVSVGSHPSSLNRSNKQTSPSFKVSEPQEKNGSSTCKMLDEQAAIGDQLLRGRMLSPQKVIHDQSRSPPEHGKSSNSSKTRSRSCEESAGTPNSQGSCQGSPPNESTLVGHPYVSAINEQCVNVEGSPESPYQLTAAPNISPTNSIPDAFLMTEPQELFGGILIEDSGSSKDLRNLCPSVADAMVDEQVPEFCSTNPPCPSMASNQPIPSLVHKMPHVTARNEMKSVIIKATYGEDIIRFRISLNSDMLELKEEVAKRLKLEVGTFEIKYLDDDHEWILIACDADLQECMDISRSAGSNMIRLLVQDVMPNLGSSWESFGD